Proteins from one Stenotrophomonas aracearum genomic window:
- a CDS encoding NADPH-dependent 2,4-dienoyl-CoA reductase, which translates to MSPAAESTPYPHLFAPLDLGFTTLRNRVLMGSMHTGLEDRARDFPRLAAYFAERAAGGVGLIVTGGYAPNVVGWLKPFGGKLSWPWEVGPHRQLTGAVHDHGGKICLQLLHAGRYAYHPLSVAPSKKKAPINPFTPRALSSRGVERHIADYARSARLAREAGYDGVEVMGSEGYLINEFIAPRTNLRSDRWGGDARRRMQFAVEIVRRIREACGPDFIIIYRLSLVDLVEDGSNWDEIVQQAKAIEAAGATLINSGIGWHEARVPTIATSVPRAAFAGVTAKLKPHVQLPVIATNRINMPDVAERILAGGGADMVSLARPLLADPEWANKARAGRAQAINTCIACNQACLDHVFENKTASCLVNPRAVHETELVYRPTSAPKKIAVVGAGPAGLACATVAAERGHAVTLFDAGSEIGGQFNVAKRIPGKEEFHETLRYFQHKLEETGVTVKLDTQADVATLAGFDTVVVATGIRPREVDFPGADHPKVVTYLDVLLGRVQVGPEAAIIGAGGIGFDVGEFLVHEGPSPALDPARWMAEWGVDPSFEARGALARPQPEAPARKVWLLQRSPGKPGARLGKTTGWIHRATLKAKGVKMLGGVEYLGVDDSGLRIRIDGQEQTLPVSHVVICAGQEPRRDLHAALQAAGVDARLIGGADVAAELDAKRAINQGSRLAADL; encoded by the coding sequence ATGTCGCCAGCCGCCGAATCCACCCCCTATCCGCATCTGTTCGCCCCGCTCGACTTGGGCTTCACCACCCTGCGCAACCGGGTGCTGATGGGCTCCATGCACACCGGGCTGGAAGACCGCGCGCGCGATTTCCCCAGACTGGCGGCGTACTTCGCTGAACGCGCGGCGGGCGGAGTCGGGTTGATCGTCACCGGCGGCTACGCGCCCAACGTGGTCGGCTGGCTCAAGCCGTTCGGCGGCAAGCTGTCGTGGCCGTGGGAAGTGGGCCCGCACCGCCAGCTCACCGGCGCGGTGCACGACCACGGCGGCAAGATCTGCCTGCAGCTGCTGCATGCCGGCCGCTATGCCTACCATCCCCTGTCGGTGGCGCCGTCGAAGAAGAAGGCACCGATCAATCCGTTCACGCCGCGTGCGTTGTCTTCGCGCGGGGTGGAACGGCATATCGCCGACTACGCGCGCAGCGCGCGGCTGGCCCGCGAGGCCGGCTACGACGGCGTCGAGGTGATGGGTTCGGAAGGCTATCTGATCAACGAATTCATCGCGCCGCGCACCAACCTGCGCAGCGACCGTTGGGGCGGCGATGCACGCCGCCGCATGCAGTTCGCGGTGGAGATCGTGCGCCGCATCCGCGAAGCCTGCGGCCCGGATTTCATCATCATCTACCGGTTGTCGCTGGTCGACCTGGTCGAAGACGGCAGCAACTGGGACGAGATCGTGCAGCAGGCAAAGGCCATCGAAGCGGCCGGTGCCACCCTGATCAACTCCGGCATCGGCTGGCACGAAGCGCGGGTACCGACCATCGCCACCTCGGTACCGCGCGCGGCGTTCGCCGGGGTCACCGCCAAGCTCAAGCCGCATGTGCAGCTGCCGGTGATCGCCACCAACCGGATCAACATGCCCGACGTGGCTGAGCGCATCCTCGCCGGCGGCGGTGCCGACATGGTGTCGCTGGCGCGCCCGCTGCTTGCCGACCCGGAGTGGGCCAACAAGGCCCGCGCCGGCCGTGCGCAGGCGATCAACACCTGCATCGCGTGCAACCAGGCCTGCCTGGACCACGTGTTCGAGAACAAGACCGCCAGCTGCCTGGTCAACCCGCGCGCGGTGCATGAAACCGAGCTGGTGTACCGCCCGACCAGCGCGCCGAAAAAGATCGCCGTGGTCGGTGCCGGCCCGGCCGGGCTGGCCTGCGCCACGGTGGCCGCCGAGCGCGGCCACGCGGTCACCCTGTTCGATGCCGGCAGCGAGATCGGCGGCCAGTTCAACGTGGCCAAGCGCATTCCGGGCAAGGAGGAATTCCACGAAACGCTGCGCTACTTCCAGCACAAGCTGGAGGAAACCGGCGTCACCGTGAAGCTCGACACCCAGGCCGACGTGGCCACCCTGGCCGGCTTCGACACGGTGGTGGTGGCCACCGGCATCCGCCCGCGCGAGGTCGACTTCCCAGGCGCCGACCACCCCAAGGTGGTCACGTACCTGGACGTGCTGCTGGGCCGGGTGCAGGTCGGCCCGGAGGCCGCGATCATCGGCGCCGGCGGGATCGGCTTCGACGTGGGCGAGTTCCTGGTCCACGAGGGGCCGTCTCCGGCCCTGGACCCGGCGCGCTGGATGGCCGAATGGGGCGTGGACCCGAGCTTCGAGGCTCGGGGCGCACTGGCCCGGCCGCAACCGGAAGCCCCCGCACGCAAGGTCTGGCTGCTGCAGCGCAGCCCCGGCAAGCCGGGCGCACGGCTGGGCAAGACCACCGGCTGGATCCACCGCGCCACGCTCAAGGCCAAGGGCGTGAAGATGCTCGGCGGCGTGGAGTACCTGGGCGTGGACGACAGCGGCCTGCGGATCCGCATCGACGGCCAGGAACAGACCCTGCCGGTGAGCCATGTGGTGATCTGCGCCGGCCAGGAACCGCGCCGCGACCTGCACGCGGCGCTGCAGGCGGCGGGTGTGGACGCGCGCCTGATCGGCGGCGCGGACGTGGCCGCCGAACTGGATGCCAAGCGCGCGATCAACCAGGGCAGCCGGTTGGCGGCTGACTTGTAA